The genomic segment CCTCTTCGACAACGCCGCCACGGCCCTGCTGCCCTCCGTCGTGCCCGGCTCCGCGCTGTCCTCGGCCAACGCCCGGCTGATGACCGGCCAGCAGATCGCGGGGTCGTTCCTCGCCGCACCCCTGGTGCCGGCGGCGCTGGCCCTCGGCGCGGCCGCGCCCTACGCCGCCGACGCCGCGACGTATCTGGCGGCGGCGGTGCTCATCGCCTCGCTCCGCGTCACCGCGCCCGAACGGAAGCCGCGGTCCGCGGGCCGGACCCTCCGCCGGGACATCGCCGAGGGCATCGGGGTGCTGTGGCGGGACCGGGTGCTGCGGTCGCTGTGCCTCTCCAACGCGCTGTCCAGCGTGGGCATGGGCGCCCTGATCGCGACGCTGGTGCTCCATGTGACGGGCTGGCTGGGCGCGGGGGAGACGGGCTACGCCGCCGTCCTCACGGCCTACGGCGCCGGCAGCGTCCTGGGCGGCCTGGTCGCCGGGCGGGTCACCCGCCGGGCCGGGCAGGCCCGCGCGCTGTTCCTCGGCCTCGTCCTGCAGACCGGCTGTCTGGTCGTGCTCGGTTCGGTCCGCGGTCTGCCCGCCGCGCTGGCCGCGCTCGGCGTCTTCGGCGTCATCGGCATGGTCTGGAACGTCACCGAGGTGACGATGATGCAGCAGCGCAGTCCGGCCGGGATGCTCGGCCGGGTGAGCGCGGCGAGCCGCACCCTGTCCACCGGCAGTGCCCCGCTCGGTGCCGTGCTGGGCGGCGCGGCCGCCGCGGCCTGGGGGCTCAACACCCCCGCCCTGCTGACGGCGGCCCTCTTCGCGCTCGGCGCACTGGCGTTGATACCGGCCCTCCGCGCCCCGGACCGCGAGGGGAGACCTCCTGCCGCCGCGTGATCCCTTAGGTTGGGAGACGCAGTGGGGGCTCGTACGAGAAGAAGTGGGTCGATGTCCGAGATGAACGCAGAAGGCCGCGGCAGGCTGGACCGCATGCCGGAGTGGGCCGCGTTGGCTCAGCACCGGGAGAAACTGGGGGAGGTGGGACTGCGGGAGCTCTTCGCCGGCGACCCGGAGCGCGCCGGGCGCTACTCCCTCCGGGCCGGTGACCTCCATCTGGACTACTCCAAGCACCTGGTGACCGACGAGACGCTCGCTCTGCTGCGCGAGCTCGCGGCGGCGGCCGGGGTGGCCGGTCTGCGGGACGCGATGTTCCGCGGCGAGAAGATCAACAACACCGAGGGGCGGGCGGTGCTCCACACCGCGCTGCGCGCCCCGCACGACGCGGTCGTCGAGGTGGACGGGGAGAACGTGGTCCCCGCCGTCCACTCCGTCCTGGGCAAGATGTGCGTCTTCGCCAACAAGGTCCGCGGGGGCCAGTGGACGGGGCACACCGGCAAGCCCGTCCGGGCCGTCGTCAACATCGGCATCGGCGGCTCCGACCTCGGCCCGGCCATGGCCTACGAGGTGCTGCGGCCCTACACGGCGCGTGAGCTGACGTTCCGTTTCGTCTCCAACATCGACGGCGCCGATCTGCACGAGGCGCTGCGCGACCTGGACCCGGAGACGACGCTGTTCGTCATCTCCTCCAAGACCTTCACCACCATCGAGACCATCACCAACGCCACCAGCGCCCGCAGTTGGCTGCTGGACGGGCTCGGCGGCGACGAGGCGGCGGTGGCCCGGCACTTCGTGGCGGTGTCGACCAACGCCTCGGAGGTCGCGAAGTTCGGCATCGACCCGGCCAACATGTTCGAGTTCTGGGACTGGGTCGGCGGCCGGTACTCCTACGACTCGGCCATCGGGCTGTCGCTGATGATCGCCATCGGCCCGGACCACTTCCGCGAGATGCTGGCCGGCTTCCACCTCATGGACGAGCACTTCCGCTGCGCGCCGCCGGAGGAGAACGCCCCGCTGCTGCTCGGCCTGCTGGGCATCTGGTACGGCAACTTCCACGACGCCCAGTCGCACGCCGTGCTCCCGTACAGCCACTACCTCTCCCGGTTCACCGCCTACCTCCAGCAGCTCGACATGGAGTCCAACGGAAAGTCCGTGGACCGCGAGGGCCGCCCGGTGAGCTGGCAGACGGGACCGGTCGTCTGGGGCACGCCCGGCACCAACGGGCAGCACGCGTACTACCAGTTGCTGCACCAGGGCACCAAGATGATCCCGGCCGACCTCATCGGCTTCGCCCGCCCGGCCGGCGAACTCGACGACCGGCTCGCCGCCCAGCACGACCTGCTGATGGCCAATCTGTTCGCGCAGGGCCAGGCGCTCGCCTTCGGCAAGACGGCCGAGGAGGTCGAGGCGGAGGGCGTACCGGCCGAGCAGGTGCCGCACCGCACCTTCCGCGGCAACCACCCCACCACCACCATCCTGGCCCCCGAGCTGAACCCCTCGGTCCTCGGCCAGCTGGTCGCGCTCTACGAGCACAAGGTCTTCGTGCAGGGCGCCGTCTGGAACATCGACTCCTTCGACCAGTGGGGCGTCGAGCTGGGCAAGGTGCTGGCCAAGCGGATCGAGCCGGCTCTCACCGAGGGGGCCGAGGTGCCCGGTCTGGACGCCTCCACGGCCGCCCTCGTCTCCCGCTACCGCGCCCTGCGCGGACGCTAGTCACGCCGCTCGGGACACGGAACGGCCCGGGACCGGGTGCACGGTGGTGCACGGTCCCGGGCCGTTCCCGGTACGAGCGGCCGGGCCGCGGGCGACGCGTCAGGGCGAGGCGGGCGGGTACATCTCGCGCGGCAGCCCGGCCGCGGCGGCCCGGTCGAGCAGCCACAAGGTGCGCCGGGTGCCGTAC from the Streptomyces xinghaiensis S187 genome contains:
- a CDS encoding MFS transporter encodes the protein MSAETGTGGTGTGTATGTDAGAGAGPGAAEAAGPAAPAWRGGFGRLWAAAVLSRFGDALRGAALPLLAVRLTDDPFLVSLVTACGFLPWLLFGLLGGAVADRVDQRRAMWSVDVLRGALMAAFALAVALGLATIALLIALAFALTTLQTLFDNAATALLPSVVPGSALSSANARLMTGQQIAGSFLAAPLVPAALALGAAAPYAADAATYLAAAVLIASLRVTAPERKPRSAGRTLRRDIAEGIGVLWRDRVLRSLCLSNALSSVGMGALIATLVLHVTGWLGAGETGYAAVLTAYGAGSVLGGLVAGRVTRRAGQARALFLGLVLQTGCLVVLGSVRGLPAALAALGVFGVIGMVWNVTEVTMMQQRSPAGMLGRVSAASRTLSTGSAPLGAVLGGAAAAAWGLNTPALLTAALFALGALALIPALRAPDREGRPPAAA
- the pgi gene encoding glucose-6-phosphate isomerase gives rise to the protein MNAEGRGRLDRMPEWAALAQHREKLGEVGLRELFAGDPERAGRYSLRAGDLHLDYSKHLVTDETLALLRELAAAAGVAGLRDAMFRGEKINNTEGRAVLHTALRAPHDAVVEVDGENVVPAVHSVLGKMCVFANKVRGGQWTGHTGKPVRAVVNIGIGGSDLGPAMAYEVLRPYTARELTFRFVSNIDGADLHEALRDLDPETTLFVISSKTFTTIETITNATSARSWLLDGLGGDEAAVARHFVAVSTNASEVAKFGIDPANMFEFWDWVGGRYSYDSAIGLSLMIAIGPDHFREMLAGFHLMDEHFRCAPPEENAPLLLGLLGIWYGNFHDAQSHAVLPYSHYLSRFTAYLQQLDMESNGKSVDREGRPVSWQTGPVVWGTPGTNGQHAYYQLLHQGTKMIPADLIGFARPAGELDDRLAAQHDLLMANLFAQGQALAFGKTAEEVEAEGVPAEQVPHRTFRGNHPTTTILAPELNPSVLGQLVALYEHKVFVQGAVWNIDSFDQWGVELGKVLAKRIEPALTEGAEVPGLDASTAALVSRYRALRGR